A DNA window from Solanum lycopersicum chromosome 3, SLM_r2.1 contains the following coding sequences:
- the LOC101265807 gene encoding calmodulin-binding receptor-like cytoplasmic kinase 1 yields the protein MKFARLLEMFLLYTRLVKDLRVLAEFKNEVQALSKIEHLNLVRFYGFLELRDERIIITEYVSNGTLREHLDGKMELSLKLPSV from the exons ATGAAATTTGCCAGGCTACTGGAAATGTTTCTGCTGTACACAAGATTGGTGAAG GATTTGCGAGTGTTGGCAGAATTCAAGAATGAAGTCCAGGCATTGTCGAAGATTGAACATCTAAATCTTGTTAGATTTTATGGATTTCTGGAGCTCAGAGATGAGAGGATTATTATTACTGAATATGTCAGCAATGGAACACTTCGAGAACACTTGGATG GTAAAATGGAACTGAGTTTGAAGTTGCCGAGCGTTTGA